In Gossypium raimondii isolate GPD5lz chromosome 12, ASM2569854v1, whole genome shotgun sequence, a single window of DNA contains:
- the LOC105763706 gene encoding probable trehalose-phosphate phosphatase J — protein sequence MFTDAKSVLNMSITVTVSAQNPLASPGYKISIKTKKLLQNREIISGARVNAWVDSMRASSPTHTKSTSSVTDDQVTWNLHHPSALEMFEQIIDASKGKQIVMFLDYDGTLSPIVEDPDRAFMSKKMRKTVRKLAKCFPTAIVSGRCRDKVYKFVKLAELYYAGSHGLDIKGPEKRSKSKSDGESVLFQPASEFLPMIDEVYKQLVDTTKSTPGAKVENNKFCLSVHFRCVDEKKWSELAQQVRSVLKEYPKLRLTQGRKVLEIRPTIKWDKGKALEFLLESLGFANCTDVFPVYIGDDCTDEDAFKILRDRGQGFGILVSKFPKETSASYSLQEPDEVMDFLRRLVEWKQLSLQAQSRM from the exons ATGTTCACTGATGCAAAATCTGTCCTCAACATGTCGATCACAGTAACCGTATCAGCGCAAAATCCGCTAGCGTCTCCAGGATATAAAATCTCCATTAAAACAAAGAAGTTGCTGCAAAACCGTGAAATTATCTCTGGAGCAAGAGTTAATGCATGGGTTGATTCCATGAGAGCTTCTTCTCCAACTCATACAAAATCTACATCTTCCGTTACAGATGACCAAGTTACCTGGAAT CTCCATCATCCATCTGCCCTTGAGATGTTCGAACAAATAATAGATGCATCAAAAGGGAAACAAATAGTAATGTTTCTTGATTATGACGGCACTCTTTCACCAATTGTTGAGGATCCAGATCGAGCTTTCATGTCCAAGAAG ATGAGAAAGACTGTGCGAAAGCTTGCCAAGTGTTTTCCTACCGCTATAGTGAGTGGCAGATGCAGAGACAAG GTGTacaaatttgtcaaattagCTGAGCTGTACTACGCTGGAAGTCACGGCCTGGACATTAAAGGGCCAGAGAAACGTTCCAAATCTAAAAGC GATGGTGAGTCTGTTCTCTTCCAACCAGCTAGTGAATTTCTTCCCATGATTGATGAG GTTTACAAACAATTGGTTGATACTACAAAATCAACTCCAGGAGCTAAGGTTGAGAACAACAAGTTTTgtctttcagtacacttccgtTGTGTTGATGAAAAG AAATGGAGTGAACTAGCACAGCAGGTTAGGTCAGTTTTAAAGGAATACCCCAAACTTCGGTTAACTCAAGGCAGAAAG GTTTTAGAAATTCGTCCTACAATTAAATGGGACAAAGGGAAAGCCCTTGAATTTTTGTTAGAGTCTCTTG GATTCGCTAACTGTACCGATGTTTTTCCCGTCTACATTGGAGATGATTGCACAGATGAAGATGCATTCAAG atattgAGAGACAGAGGACAAGGCTTTGGTATTCTTGTGTCCAAGTTTCCCAAGGAAACCAGTGCATCATATTCTTTACAAGAACCAGACGAG GTGATGGATTTTTTACGTCGCTTGGTTGAGTGGAAACAATTATCTTTACAAGCTCAATCCAGAATGTAA